The DNA region GGCGCCGTGTCGTAGAAGCGGATGCCGCTCTCCCACGCGGCATCCAGCACGGCCCAGGCCTCGTCATCGGTCAGCGGCCGAAACAGGTTGCCCACGTTCGCGGCACCGTAGCCGAGCGTCGGGACGGTCAGGCGGTCAGGCACTCCCGCGCGATCAGGCACCGACATGCGCACCCTTCCAGGCGTAGGTCGCGATGCTGTCGGCCTTCATCTCCATGCCCGTTCCCGGCGCGGTGGGTGCCATGTACGAACCGCCCTGGATGTCGGTGGGCACGACGAAGTGCTCGTGCAGGTGGTCGACGAACTCGATCATGCGGCCCTCGCGCGTGCCGGTGACGGCGACGAAGTCGAACATGGACAGGTGCTGCACAGCCTCGCACAGGCCCACACCGCCGGCGTGCGGGCAGACCGGCACGTCGAACTTCGCGGCGAGCAGCAGGTTGGCGATGTTCTCGTTCACGCCGGCGACGCGCACGGCGTCGATCTGCATGACGGAGATCGCCTCGGCCTGCAGCAGCTGCTTGAAGATGACGCGGTTCTGGGCGTGCTCGCCCGTCGCGACGCGGATCGGTGCGACGCCGCGAGCGATCTCGGCGTGGCCGAGCACGTCGTCGGGGCTGGTGGGCTCCTCGATCCAGGCGGGGTGGAACTCGGCGAGCGCGTTGACCCACTCGATCGCTTCCGACACCTCCCAGCGCTGGTTCGCGTCGATCGCGATCGGGAAGTCGGGCCCGCACACCTCACGCGCCTTCCGGAAGCGGCGGATGTCGTCGTCGAGGTCGGCGCCGACCTTGAGCTTGATCTGGGTGAAGCCGTCGGCCATCGCTTCGCGGGCGAGGCGCTCGAGCTTCTCGTCGGAGTAGCCGAGCCATCCGGGGCTCGTGGTGTAGCCGGGATATCCGGAGGCGAGCAGTTGCTGTTCCCTCTCGGCCCGACCGGGCTCGGCGGCACGCAGGATCTCGAGGGCGTCGTCGCGGGTGAGGGCGTTGGTGAGGTACCGGAAGTCGACGAGGTCGACGAGCTCCTCCGGCGTCATACGGGCGAGCAGCTGCCAGAGCGGAAGGCCGGCGCGCTTGGCCTTGATGTCCCACAGCGCGTTGATGACC from Microbacterium sp. SY138 includes:
- a CDS encoding L-fuconate dehydratase encodes the protein MSRIVALDTTDIRFPTSLSLDGSDAMNPDPDYSAAYVIVRTDADDDIDGHAFVFTIGRGNDVQVAAIDALAGHLVGREIEPLLDDMGGTFRDIIGDSQLRWLGPEKGVMHMAIGAVINALWDIKAKRAGLPLWQLLARMTPEELVDLVDFRYLTNALTRDDALEILRAAEPGRAEREQQLLASGYPGYTTSPGWLGYSDEKLERLAREAMADGFTQIKLKVGADLDDDIRRFRKAREVCGPDFPIAIDANQRWEVSEAIEWVNALAEFHPAWIEEPTSPDDVLGHAEIARGVAPIRVATGEHAQNRVIFKQLLQAEAISVMQIDAVRVAGVNENIANLLLAAKFDVPVCPHAGGVGLCEAVQHLSMFDFVAVTGTREGRMIEFVDHLHEHFVVPTDIQGGSYMAPTAPGTGMEMKADSIATYAWKGAHVGA